One window of Thermoplasmatales archaeon genomic DNA carries:
- a CDS encoding methyltransferase domain-containing protein codes for MQNRFLIELSQELPVASYYELLSICDDSGCFFEYGSDSFAVVSGEVKNVEQAAFVRRISLIISDAAKLEDISDIELPDGTFFVRFMDSSNCHDSRMESQIGEMLHGKGRVKFKNPDYIIRAYHWHRWYICREIYSNDPKEFQKRRAPLRPFFSPVSIDPKYARFMVNISATKNGNTVLDPFCGTGGILIEAHMLGRKIIGVDQSLEMVTGSRLNLKFLGIRDYEIINSDFLTLQNDKEIDAIITDLPYGHSSPTFGNEIDQLYEKAFEAFSKILGKNKRCIVIMSDPSLLKYSKNNFVTLAVIGKRVHKSLTRYFCCLYRK; via the coding sequence ATGCAGAATAGGTTTCTGATAGAGTTAAGTCAGGAATTACCAGTTGCATCTTATTATGAGTTATTGAGTATATGCGATGATTCTGGCTGCTTTTTTGAATACGGATCGGATAGTTTTGCAGTAGTATCTGGAGAAGTGAAAAACGTTGAGCAAGCTGCTTTCGTGAGAAGAATTTCACTGATCATTTCTGATGCTGCCAAGCTTGAGGATATTTCCGATATCGAATTGCCAGATGGAACTTTTTTTGTAAGGTTCATGGACAGCTCTAATTGCCATGATTCCAGGATGGAATCACAGATAGGAGAAATGCTGCATGGAAAGGGGAGAGTGAAATTCAAGAATCCAGATTATATAATAAGAGCATACCACTGGCACAGATGGTACATCTGTCGAGAGATTTATTCAAATGATCCTAAAGAGTTTCAAAAGAGACGTGCCCCGCTGAGGCCTTTCTTCTCTCCAGTTTCAATAGACCCCAAATATGCAAGATTTATGGTAAACATTTCCGCAACAAAAAACGGGAATACCGTCCTTGATCCGTTTTGTGGTACAGGCGGGATTTTAATAGAGGCCCATATGTTGGGTCGTAAAATCATCGGGGTTGACCAATCTCTGGAGATGGTAACGGGATCAAGGCTTAATCTTAAGTTTCTTGGGATAAGGGATTATGAGATCATAAATTCAGATTTTCTTACTTTGCAAAATGATAAAGAGATTGACGCAATAATAACCGATCTACCCTATGGACATAGTTCCCCTACATTTGGAAATGAGATAGATCAGTTATACGAAAAAGCCTTCGAAGCTTTCTCAAAGATTCTCGGGAAAAATAAACGATGTATCGTGATCATGTCAGACCCGTCATTATTGAAATACTCGAAGAATAACTTTGTAACATTAGCGGTTATAGGGAAGAGGGTTCATAAATCCCTGACGAGATATTTTTGTTGCCTCTACAGGAAATGA
- a CDS encoding universal stress protein, whose amino-acid sequence MKFFIAFDNSDGAKKALKFAMKFKPIADEYIICYISPLIIGAGPTYGSYTPPTVFSKSDNASQEVLNSAKELIETENVNASFLGLEASGDQIARVMTNAAIERGADVIITGTRKLSGLSKVFLGSISSEIVKLSTLPVMVIPPG is encoded by the coding sequence ATGAAATTTTTCATAGCTTTCGATAATTCGGACGGTGCCAAAAAGGCTCTTAAATTCGCAATGAAATTTAAGCCTATAGCAGACGAATACATAATTTGCTATATTTCTCCTTTGATAATTGGGGCCGGTCCGACCTATGGTTCATATACTCCTCCAACCGTGTTCAGCAAGAGTGATAATGCTTCACAAGAGGTACTTAACAGTGCTAAAGAACTCATAGAGACTGAAAATGTAAACGCCTCATTCCTTGGACTTGAAGCGTCTGGCGATCAGATTGCCAGGGTAATGACAAACGCTGCGATAGAAAGAGGTGCAGACGTGATAATTACTGGAACAAGGAAACTTTCGGGGCTCAGTAAGGTGTTTCTGGGCTCGATCAGTTCGGAAATAGTGAAATTGAGCACTCTTCCAGTCATGGTTATCCCGCCTGGTTAG
- a CDS encoding alpha/beta hydrolase — protein MSLDIKEGFININGSSVFHRFSYSSESKRNLVMLHGWSFTSQNWKDIGVFEKFYKLSMNVYAFDYPGFGQSPSSTKYGIKRGDLTNGPVMLRDYMHAVGIDHANVLGASMGGGMVLKAAFSFPDMIDSVVAVAPAWLEPEKENLVNIKAPVLLIWGENDIVVPPSLGKEYSNLIKNCKLVIVPDSKHPVYIDKTDEFFRIVNDFYKE, from the coding sequence ATGTCGTTAGATATTAAAGAAGGGTTTATAAACATCAATGGATCAAGTGTTTTCCATCGTTTTTCATATAGTAGTGAAAGCAAAAGAAACTTGGTAATGTTACATGGCTGGTCTTTTACGTCACAGAACTGGAAGGATATCGGTGTCTTTGAGAAATTCTATAAGCTTTCAATGAACGTATATGCCTTTGACTATCCAGGGTTTGGTCAGTCTCCGTCATCAACTAAGTATGGCATAAAGAGAGGAGACCTGACTAACGGGCCAGTAATGTTGAGGGATTATATGCACGCAGTAGGCATAGACCATGCCAACGTCCTTGGTGCGTCAATGGGTGGGGGAATGGTTCTGAAGGCTGCATTTTCTTTCCCTGATATGATCGATAGCGTTGTTGCAGTTGCGCCGGCGTGGCTTGAACCAGAAAAGGAGAATCTCGTAAATATAAAAGCTCCTGTACTATTGATATGGGGCGAAAATGACATTGTCGTTCCCCCGTCTCTCGGAAAGGAATATTCCAATTTGATTAAGAACTGTAAACTGGTCATTGTACCCGACTCTAAGCACCCAGTATACATTGACAAAACGGACGAGTTCTTCAGGATCGTAAACGACTTCTATAAAGAATAA
- the dnaJ gene encoding molecular chaperone DnaJ has translation MAKDYYEVLGVSKTASQEEIKKAFRTLAKKYHPDANPENKEQAAERFKEISEAYEVLSDENKRKMYDQTGRVDFGAGRSDFTWQDFSHYDDFSDLRDVFNRIFGGNFGFSGSNDFFSGMQNSGPNLDLITSIDIGLEEAYYGSTRVIKYQRNAPCQACNGTGSKDGKMVTCPTCHGTGQIRNVRGQGYFRMVSVSVCPTCNGRGTVPSQPCPVCKGKGYVTTTENLQINIPKGAQDQLRLRLKGKGQYNNGRSGDLYVILSVHEPSGIQRSDDNLYVTLDLSFPEAALGVKKQIKLFKEEFEVNIPAGTQPNDIVRIKGKGMAHMNSSGSGDLMIRIKLIVPKHLNSTQKQLISQLMEENTKKHSWFGR, from the coding sequence TTGGCCAAGGATTACTACGAAGTGCTTGGCGTCAGCAAAACTGCCAGCCAGGAAGAAATAAAAAAAGCTTTTCGTACACTCGCAAAGAAATACCATCCAGATGCAAATCCGGAAAATAAGGAACAGGCAGCAGAAAGGTTCAAAGAGATCAGCGAAGCGTACGAGGTGCTCTCGGATGAAAACAAGAGAAAGATGTACGATCAAACCGGCAGAGTTGATTTCGGTGCCGGTAGATCAGATTTCACCTGGCAGGATTTTTCACACTATGACGATTTCAGTGATCTAAGAGATGTATTTAACAGAATATTTGGCGGTAACTTTGGCTTTAGCGGTTCAAACGACTTTTTTTCAGGGATGCAAAACTCCGGCCCAAATCTTGATCTAATCACTTCTATAGACATTGGACTTGAAGAAGCATATTACGGATCAACACGCGTTATAAAATATCAGAGAAATGCGCCGTGCCAGGCATGCAATGGAACCGGATCCAAAGACGGAAAGATGGTTACATGCCCAACCTGCCATGGAACCGGGCAGATACGAAATGTACGGGGACAGGGTTACTTTAGAATGGTTTCCGTCTCTGTTTGCCCTACCTGCAATGGGCGCGGAACCGTACCATCCCAACCTTGTCCCGTGTGCAAGGGGAAAGGTTATGTTACAACAACAGAGAATCTCCAAATAAACATTCCTAAAGGGGCACAGGACCAGCTCAGGCTACGTCTGAAGGGAAAAGGACAATATAATAATGGCCGTTCTGGAGACTTATATGTAATTTTGAGCGTACATGAACCGTCCGGAATTCAGAGATCTGATGACAATCTTTACGTAACCCTTGACCTTTCCTTTCCGGAGGCTGCACTTGGGGTAAAGAAACAGATAAAGCTATTCAAGGAGGAGTTCGAGGTTAACATCCCTGCGGGAACACAGCCAAATGACATAGTGAGGATTAAGGGGAAGGGAATGGCGCACATGAATAGCAGTGGTTCCGGAGACTTGATGATAAGAATTAAATTGATCGTACCAAAGCATCTTAACTCCACACAAAAGCAACTGATATCACAGCTAATGGAAGAGAACACAAAAAAGCACTCATGGTTTGGAAGATAA
- the dnaK gene encoding molecular chaperone DnaK, giving the protein MAKIIGIDLGTSNSAAAVVISGKPTVIPSSEGVSLGGKAFPSYVAFTKEGDLLVGEPAKRQALLNPEGTVFAAKRKMGTDFKYKIYGKEYTPQQISAFILQKIKRDAEAFLGDTVSEAVITVPAYFNDNQRQATKDAGVIAGLNVKRIINEPTAASLAYGLDKLNQSMKILVFDLGGGTLDVTIMDFGEGLFEVVSTSGDTALGGTDMDEAIIKFLVDDFKAKEGVDLSKDQNAYIRLKDAAEKAKIELSSTLTSEIDLPYITATQTGPKHLKYTLTRAKLEELIAPIVQKCKTPLDKAIEEGKLTKADINKIILVGGPTRMPMVKKFIEDYFGKKAEGGVDPMECVAIGAAIQGAVLSGDIKDIILLDVTPLTLGIETLGGVATPIIPANTTIPTKKSQIFTTAADMQTAVTIHIVQGERAMAADNVSLGMFNLVGLPPAPRGIPQIEVTFDIDVNGILNVSAVDKGTGKSQSITLTASNKLSKEEIEKMKKASQEFAEQDKKKKEEIEKLNTAETLAYTVEKTVNDAGDKIDEGTKKDVLEKVKEMRSAISEKDLQKVDTLSQELSKKIQEIGAKMYQQPGGPNTTNEAHEGTQQEQNETTQDEQPGKNEDEKVVDADYTEKK; this is encoded by the coding sequence ATGGCAAAGATAATAGGAATAGATTTAGGAACTAGCAATTCGGCTGCAGCTGTAGTTATTTCAGGAAAACCAACGGTGATTCCAAGCTCTGAAGGTGTCTCTTTGGGCGGGAAGGCATTCCCAAGTTACGTTGCCTTCACAAAAGAAGGCGATTTGCTTGTAGGAGAACCTGCCAAAAGGCAAGCACTGTTGAATCCTGAGGGAACAGTTTTTGCAGCTAAAAGAAAAATGGGTACCGACTTTAAGTACAAGATTTATGGCAAAGAGTACACACCCCAACAGATATCTGCGTTCATTCTCCAGAAGATAAAGAGGGATGCTGAAGCTTTCCTTGGCGATACTGTGAGTGAGGCCGTAATAACTGTCCCGGCGTACTTCAATGACAACCAAAGGCAGGCGACAAAGGACGCAGGCGTAATTGCGGGTTTAAACGTAAAGAGGATAATCAACGAACCTACAGCCGCTTCCCTTGCATACGGTCTAGACAAACTTAACCAGTCTATGAAGATCCTTGTTTTCGACCTGGGAGGTGGAACCCTGGATGTAACCATTATGGATTTTGGAGAAGGTTTGTTTGAGGTTGTATCGACTTCAGGGGATACGGCCCTAGGCGGGACTGATATGGATGAAGCCATAATAAAATTCCTGGTTGATGATTTCAAAGCAAAGGAAGGAGTCGACCTATCAAAGGATCAGAACGCATACATAAGGCTCAAAGATGCCGCCGAAAAGGCAAAGATTGAGCTTTCATCCACACTGACTTCAGAGATCGATTTACCATACATAACCGCCACACAAACCGGACCGAAACATCTCAAGTACACACTGACAAGAGCTAAGCTTGAAGAGCTTATTGCACCGATAGTACAGAAGTGCAAGACGCCGCTAGACAAGGCCATAGAAGAGGGAAAGCTCACAAAAGCGGACATAAATAAGATTATCCTTGTGGGAGGCCCGACAAGGATGCCTATGGTGAAGAAATTCATAGAAGATTACTTTGGCAAGAAAGCTGAGGGAGGCGTTGATCCTATGGAGTGTGTGGCTATAGGCGCTGCTATACAGGGTGCCGTTTTATCTGGGGATATAAAGGATATCATACTTCTTGATGTGACGCCATTGACTCTAGGCATAGAAACACTTGGTGGCGTTGCAACGCCCATAATACCTGCAAATACAACGATTCCAACAAAAAAATCACAGATATTTACAACTGCTGCTGATATGCAGACAGCAGTAACCATACACATAGTTCAAGGAGAACGCGCGATGGCTGCCGACAATGTTTCCCTTGGAATGTTTAATCTCGTGGGTTTACCGCCGGCACCGAGGGGAATTCCCCAGATAGAGGTTACTTTTGACATTGACGTTAATGGCATTCTTAACGTCTCAGCAGTGGACAAGGGCACGGGAAAGAGCCAGAGCATCACTTTGACCGCATCAAATAAACTCTCGAAGGAAGAGATCGAGAAAATGAAGAAAGCTTCTCAGGAGTTCGCGGAGCAGGACAAGAAAAAGAAGGAAGAAATCGAGAAACTTAACACTGCAGAAACGCTCGCATACACAGTGGAAAAGACTGTTAACGATGCAGGGGACAAAATAGATGAAGGCACAAAGAAGGATGTGCTTGAAAAAGTGAAGGAAATGAGGTCTGCAATCTCTGAGAAGGATCTGCAAAAGGTCGATACTCTTTCACAGGAACTTTCAAAGAAAATACAGGAAATTGGAGCGAAAATGTACCAGCAACCAGGTGGGCCAAACACAACAAACGAGGCACATGAAGGAACACAGCAGGAGCAAAACGAAACAACGCAAGATGAACAGCCTGGAAAAAATGAAGACGAAAAAGTGGTAGACGCAGATTATACTGAGAAGAAATAA
- a CDS encoding Rieske (2Fe-2S) protein — MTFKKVTMSTKVFANNNAIVVWISGRPVLLSKYVGKYYAMDAVCRHMGCAILDKVEDKEAVCPAHKARYDITTGKKTSDAVIKPEIKCEYETIGESLKIYNVREDGDFLEVDMP, encoded by the coding sequence ATGACTTTCAAAAAAGTAACTATGTCCACAAAAGTTTTTGCCAATAACAATGCTATTGTCGTATGGATCTCAGGAAGGCCGGTATTGCTTTCGAAATACGTTGGAAAGTACTATGCGATGGATGCCGTATGCCGCCATATGGGTTGCGCAATATTGGATAAGGTAGAAGACAAAGAGGCCGTTTGTCCGGCTCACAAGGCCCGGTACGATATCACAACGGGAAAAAAGACTTCAGATGCAGTCATAAAACCAGAGATAAAGTGCGAATATGAGACTATTGGCGAAAGCCTTAAGATATATAACGTCAGAGAGGATGGCGATTTTCTCGAGGTAGATATGCCATAA
- a CDS encoding DNA-directed RNA polymerase subunit L: protein MDCSLRVVTKDKDSITVEMLNYDNTILRPFMDELLHDEQVEEARYYIKHPRIDNPQIFVKVNTGKPQAAVKRSIKRLSKVFENMEVDLKKEIKKTKEVN, encoded by the coding sequence ATGGATTGCTCTCTACGTGTTGTAACTAAAGACAAAGATTCGATAACAGTCGAAATGCTGAATTATGATAATACGATTTTAAGGCCTTTTATGGATGAGCTCCTACATGACGAACAGGTTGAGGAAGCCAGATACTACATAAAACATCCCCGGATTGATAATCCGCAGATCTTTGTCAAAGTGAACACCGGAAAACCTCAGGCAGCAGTGAAGAGGTCAATAAAACGTTTAAGTAAAGTTTTTGAAAATATGGAAGTAGATCTCAAGAAGGAAATTAAGAAGACAAAAGAAGTCAACTAA
- a CDS encoding 30S ribosomal protein S17e — translation MGSIRPSNVKRIAEELVDKNQDLFNENFDSNKELLKASMKDASKKTVNAVAGYVTRYVIKRRVKHQKEVEEGSVLN, via the coding sequence ATGGGAAGTATAAGACCTTCAAATGTTAAGAGAATTGCGGAAGAATTGGTGGACAAAAATCAGGATCTTTTTAATGAAAATTTTGATAGCAACAAAGAGCTTCTGAAGGCATCTATGAAGGATGCCTCAAAAAAGACTGTCAATGCTGTGGCAGGTTATGTCACCAGGTATGTCATTAAAAGGAGAGTAAAGCACCAGAAAGAAGTAGAAGAAGGCTCTGTTCTGAATTAA
- a CDS encoding 3-hydroxyacyl-CoA dehydrogenase family protein — protein sequence MKVSVIGAGTMGNGIAQMFAEKENDVTLVDTFPDAINKALKTMESSLEKLQKKGIIQEDPRTVLNRIKTETTLSALSESDVYIEAVPERPEIKKGVIEAISSVTRPDSIVASNTSSISINLLSAYCKFPQKFVGMHFFNPVPVMKLVEIVKCNRTSEETLNKVMNLVTLLDKQYVVSSDYPGFISNRILMPLLNEAMLTLEQGVSTKEDIDKTMKLGMNHPMGPLELADFIGLDVTRDIMEVLYREFGDHRYKPPIILRNLVNSGKLGRKSGEGFYKY from the coding sequence ATGAAGGTTTCAGTTATAGGTGCGGGGACAATGGGAAATGGAATAGCGCAGATGTTCGCTGAAAAAGAAAATGATGTAACACTAGTTGATACGTTTCCTGACGCCATAAATAAGGCTTTGAAAACGATGGAGTCGTCCCTGGAGAAACTTCAAAAAAAGGGCATCATTCAGGAAGATCCTAGGACCGTTCTCAATAGAATAAAGACAGAAACTACGCTTTCTGCTCTCTCCGAATCAGATGTTTACATAGAGGCCGTTCCAGAAAGACCGGAAATAAAAAAAGGCGTAATTGAGGCCATTTCCTCAGTTACCAGACCGGACTCTATAGTAGCATCCAATACATCGTCAATCTCCATAAATCTTCTTTCAGCTTACTGTAAATTCCCACAAAAGTTTGTTGGAATGCATTTTTTCAACCCTGTCCCGGTGATGAAACTCGTCGAGATCGTGAAGTGCAACAGAACTTCTGAGGAAACACTGAATAAGGTGATGAATCTGGTAACATTGCTTGATAAACAGTACGTAGTTTCAAGTGATTACCCGGGATTTATATCAAACAGGATTCTGATGCCTTTACTTAACGAGGCTATGTTGACTTTAGAACAAGGCGTATCGACAAAGGAAGACATAGACAAGACCATGAAGTTGGGAATGAATCACCCAATGGGACCGCTTGAACTTGCGGATTTTATTGGCTTAGACGTAACAAGAGATATAATGGAGGTACTGTATCGCGAATTCGGGGATCACAGATACAAACCGCCCATCATACTTCGGAACCTTGTTAATTCTGGTAAGCTCGGGAGAAAGTCTGGTGAAGGATTTTATAAGTATTGA
- a CDS encoding nucleotide exchange factor GrpE, which produces MVQKLKKELEETKWSLKEYKDLYIRQLAEMENYEKAKEREIAQITKNAGKDIIKNLLPLLDTIDAAMLKSENGHELTVVRDQLIKILGTYGFSPIDAKGKKFDPYLHEVVAVVQSDQDGMIVDEVQKGYKINNEVIRTSKVVVGKKGE; this is translated from the coding sequence ATGGTTCAGAAACTAAAAAAAGAGCTTGAAGAGACCAAATGGTCTCTGAAGGAGTACAAGGATCTCTATATCAGGCAACTGGCAGAGATGGAGAATTACGAAAAGGCAAAGGAACGAGAGATAGCTCAGATAACAAAGAATGCAGGCAAAGATATAATAAAAAACCTTTTACCGTTGCTTGATACGATAGATGCAGCAATGCTAAAATCCGAAAATGGCCACGAACTCACTGTTGTGAGAGATCAGCTAATAAAGATCCTCGGTACATACGGTTTCTCTCCCATCGATGCTAAAGGAAAAAAATTTGATCCATATTTGCACGAAGTAGTCGCTGTAGTTCAGAGCGACCAGGACGGAATGATAGTCGACGAAGTGCAGAAGGGTTACAAAATAAACAATGAGGTTATAAGAACTTCGAAAGTAGTAGTAGGAAAGAAAGGTGAATAA
- a CDS encoding enoyl-CoA hydratase-related protein, whose product MYKYIKIEDKEKVRIITIATGSALNPLSIDILNEIKNGIESSEERVIVLTGSEKAFSAGANVKDFKGLTPAEAFEFARKGHEVMDYIASYSMPVIAAIHGFALGGGFELTLACDIRIAKPGTVLGLPEITLGILPGFGGTQRLKTLIGEGRAFDMIANGKRIDAHEALVLGVVNEVSEDYLARAKEYARDLAEKPRLPLQLIKQLLRTKSGNGFKEEQEAFGKVFESLDSKEGVDAFLEKRKPLFTGTKR is encoded by the coding sequence ATGTATAAATATATAAAGATAGAAGATAAAGAAAAAGTAAGAATAATTACTATAGCTACAGGCTCGGCGCTGAATCCGCTCAGCATTGATATCCTCAATGAAATAAAGAATGGTATCGAGTCTTCAGAAGAGAGAGTCATAGTACTTACTGGCTCAGAGAAAGCTTTCTCTGCTGGGGCAAACGTGAAGGATTTCAAAGGACTTACGCCTGCCGAAGCGTTTGAATTTGCAAGGAAGGGACACGAGGTCATGGACTACATCGCGTCGTACAGCATGCCGGTAATAGCCGCCATACACGGCTTCGCGCTCGGTGGGGGTTTTGAACTTACCCTCGCCTGTGACATAAGGATAGCAAAGCCCGGAACAGTTCTGGGGTTGCCTGAGATCACTCTTGGCATACTCCCTGGATTTGGCGGAACGCAAAGATTAAAAACACTCATCGGTGAGGGGAGAGCTTTTGACATGATTGCAAACGGTAAGAGAATTGATGCCCATGAGGCACTTGTCCTGGGCGTAGTAAATGAGGTCTCAGAAGACTACCTTGCACGCGCAAAGGAATATGCAAGAGATCTCGCAGAAAAGCCTCGTTTGCCTCTCCAATTAATAAAGCAGCTTCTGCGAACAAAGTCAGGGAATGGGTTTAAAGAGGAACAGGAAGCATTTGGAAAAGTTTTT
- a CDS encoding acetyl-CoA C-acetyltransferase: protein MISKDVYIVSACRTPIGRFGKSLINTSAPVLGSRAVTSVIKDAGVEPKDIQEVIFGNVIQAGVGQNPAGQVSSLAGLPDKTIKYTVNTVCASGMLAIENASREIMLGERDLIIAGGTENMSRTPLLIPPDMRWGVKQLLTKKVEMNDSMLVDGLLDAFYYEHMGVSADRSANKFGVTREQADSYALRSFQRAEKAWQNGEFRKESIEMPELKTDEGIRKTSMEDLSKLKPAFTEKGVLTAGNSSQLSDGASALLIASKRAVREYDLNPIAEITGFTQASLDPRDFVEAPIPATKQLLDQIGNNIDYFDLVEHNEAFSIASIIVRDQLGIDEERFNVNGGAIAIGHPLGNSGSRIIVTLLNALRSRKLRTGLATICHGGGGGHSLSLEVQE from the coding sequence ATGATTTCTAAAGACGTGTACATAGTTTCGGCCTGCCGGACACCAATAGGGAGATTCGGAAAAAGCTTGATAAACACAAGTGCACCTGTGCTCGGATCAAGGGCTGTCACTTCGGTTATAAAGGATGCTGGGGTAGAGCCCAAGGACATACAAGAAGTCATATTTGGAAATGTTATCCAGGCAGGCGTAGGGCAAAATCCGGCGGGCCAGGTTTCTTCTTTGGCTGGTCTTCCTGATAAGACGATAAAGTATACGGTCAATACCGTTTGTGCTTCAGGAATGCTGGCTATCGAAAATGCCTCTAGAGAAATCATGCTAGGGGAAAGAGACCTTATAATAGCTGGTGGAACCGAGAATATGAGCAGAACTCCACTCTTGATCCCGCCAGATATGAGATGGGGTGTTAAACAACTTTTAACCAAGAAGGTGGAAATGAATGACAGCATGTTGGTCGACGGGTTGCTCGATGCCTTTTACTATGAACATATGGGCGTTTCCGCGGATAGATCAGCAAACAAATTTGGTGTTACGAGAGAACAAGCCGATTCTTACGCCTTGAGGAGTTTCCAGCGAGCTGAAAAGGCCTGGCAAAATGGCGAATTTAGAAAAGAATCTATAGAGATGCCGGAACTGAAGACGGATGAGGGGATAAGGAAAACCAGCATGGAAGACCTTTCAAAATTGAAACCAGCGTTTACGGAGAAAGGTGTATTGACAGCGGGCAACTCTTCTCAGTTGAGTGATGGAGCTTCCGCCCTGTTAATTGCATCAAAAAGGGCGGTTAGGGAGTACGATCTGAATCCAATTGCAGAAATAACCGGTTTTACCCAGGCATCCCTGGATCCAAGAGATTTTGTCGAAGCCCCAATCCCTGCCACAAAACAACTGCTGGATCAGATCGGCAATAATATAGATTACTTCGATCTTGTAGAACACAACGAGGCTTTTTCTATCGCGTCGATCATAGTGAGAGATCAATTAGGGATAGACGAGGAGCGCTTTAATGTAAATGGCGGCGCCATCGCCATAGGGCATCCTCTTGGGAACAGCGGGTCTAGAATTATAGTTACGCTTCTCAACGCGCTGAGATCAAGGAAACTAAGAACAGGACTTGCCACAATATGCCATGGAGGTGGTGGCGGGCATTCGCTTTCACTTGAGGTGCAAGAATGA